In a single window of the bacterium genome:
- a CDS encoding 4Fe-4S binding protein encodes MSDEIYHKLARVLDTLPNGFPATESGVEIRLLKKIFTPEEADLFCDLRLSFETPEQIAQRTGRPLEGLEEKLVSMWKRGEIFGVDFGSVKVFRMLPWAFGIYEMQLNRMDEDFARMCQEYEAAYGKSFFANKPQLMQVIPIEKEIPNKQQALPYEQVSNLIEKSKSFAVADCICKKEKRLLNKGCDKPLEVCLAMAPIAGVFENYHWGRPITKEQAQDLLRKAEEAGLVHMTYNIENGHFFICNCCGCCCGVLRSINELGITDAVNTNYYAQIDPERCVACGKCAQERCQVKAIKDTGDYYEVIRPRCIGCGLCVTTCPSEAICLVRKAPGEISLPPKDEKAWFEQRAKIRGVDFSPYK; translated from the coding sequence ATGTCAGATGAAATCTATCACAAATTGGCCAGGGTGCTGGATACTTTGCCCAATGGTTTTCCGGCAACGGAAAGTGGGGTGGAGATCAGACTTCTCAAGAAGATCTTTACCCCTGAAGAGGCTGATCTTTTCTGCGACTTGAGGCTCAGCTTCGAGACCCCTGAACAGATAGCCCAACGAACAGGGCGGCCTTTGGAGGGACTCGAGGAGAAGCTTGTTTCCATGTGGAAAAGGGGAGAGATCTTTGGGGTGGATTTCGGCTCTGTAAAGGTGTTTCGGATGCTGCCCTGGGCTTTTGGGATTTACGAGATGCAACTCAACCGCATGGACGAGGATTTTGCCCGCATGTGCCAGGAATACGAAGCAGCATACGGGAAGAGCTTCTTTGCCAACAAACCACAGCTCATGCAGGTAATTCCCATCGAGAAGGAGATTCCCAATAAACAACAGGCCCTTCCATATGAGCAAGTCTCCAATTTAATAGAGAAAAGCAAATCGTTTGCAGTGGCTGATTGCATATGCAAGAAGGAGAAAAGATTACTGAACAAAGGCTGCGACAAGCCCCTGGAGGTTTGCCTGGCCATGGCTCCCATTGCAGGGGTTTTCGAGAACTACCACTGGGGCAGGCCCATCACTAAGGAGCAGGCCCAGGATCTGCTGAGAAAGGCCGAGGAGGCGGGTCTGGTTCACATGACCTACAACATAGAGAACGGACACTTTTTCATATGCAATTGTTGCGGCTGCTGCTGCGGAGTGCTAAGGAGCATAAACGAGCTGGGCATAACAGATGCGGTAAACACTAACTACTACGCCCAGATAGATCCTGAGCGTTGTGTGGCCTGCGGCAAGTGCGCACAGGAGCGCTGCCAGGTAAAGGCCATCAAAGACACAGGAGACTATTACGAGGTCATACGTCCAAGGTGTATAGGATGCGGTCTTTGTGTCACCACATGTCCCAGCGAGGCCATATGCTTGGTGAGAAAGGCCCCAGGGGAGATCAGCCTTCCCCCCAAGGATGAGAAGGCCTGGTTCGAGCAGCGGGCAAAAATAAGGGGAGTTGACTTCAGTCCATACAAGTGA